One genomic window of Polyangium aurulentum includes the following:
- a CDS encoding response regulator transcription factor — protein MRILIIDDEASLLDVLALAFEEAGHQIVTARDGMAGLEMIRRERPAVVVSDVNMPGIDGFTLLRRVRESGDRVPMILLTSRDSEVDEALGLELGADDYVAKPFSTRVLLARVAAILRRESLRQTEGWEQPPIEIGEMQLYPERLEARYRGQIIPTTVTEFRLLEALLRRPGIVLSRERLLQIVRGDDSVVTDRIIDTYVRRLRRKLEQVDEQFDRIQTVVGAGYRWRADESN, from the coding sequence GTGCGTATCCTCATCATCGACGACGAAGCATCGCTCCTCGACGTGCTCGCTCTGGCCTTCGAAGAGGCGGGGCACCAGATCGTCACGGCGCGTGACGGGATGGCTGGCCTCGAGATGATCCGGCGCGAGCGTCCCGCGGTCGTGGTGAGCGACGTGAACATGCCCGGCATCGACGGCTTCACGCTCCTGCGCCGCGTGCGCGAGTCCGGTGATCGCGTGCCGATGATCCTCCTCACCTCGCGAGACAGCGAGGTCGACGAGGCGCTCGGGCTCGAGCTCGGCGCCGACGACTACGTCGCCAAGCCCTTCAGCACCCGCGTCCTGCTCGCTCGCGTGGCAGCGATCCTGCGGCGCGAGTCGCTCCGCCAGACCGAAGGCTGGGAGCAGCCGCCCATCGAGATCGGCGAGATGCAGCTCTACCCCGAGCGCCTCGAGGCGCGCTACCGCGGCCAGATCATCCCCACCACCGTGACCGAGTTCCGCCTCCTCGAGGCGCTCTTGCGCCGCCCCGGCATCGTGCTGTCGCGCGAGCGGCTCTTGCAGATCGTGCGCGGCGACGACTCGGTGGTCACCGACCGCATCATCGACACCTACGTGCGCCGCCTGCGCCGCAAGCTCGAGCAGGTCGACGAGCAGTTCGACCGCATCCAGACCGTGGTCGGCGCCGGCTACCGATGGCGGGCCGACGAGAGCAACTGA
- a CDS encoding alpha/beta hydrolase family protein, with protein MRLFLAVLLLGACGSSPTPPESRRVPAAPKQHEPARPVRPQEDVPLGFDRGLWHLDGTLTLPARREGERMPVVVIVHGSGPMSRDGLMRGQIGLGFGFELPVYQRLAAALAGHGYAVYRYDKRTCGSFNDCAETDHSAVPYDLLETEFATGEYVGDAEAALDVVARHPQIDPERMFLVGHSEGGQLVPVLLVDRPEVRAAIMLAPPFHTMSVLLEQQSERVRWAFSIAGQSERGEAEARQLIRAAEALKRVERGTHLGEPILGQPPGIWASWIELATKAPEAAKGLDRPLLVLGGSYDYNVAPSEIEGWARLLEGSTRARHRIRVLDCVTHALNCISQPDPRRITAADIGRDLSPVLIDEMVGFLDAQAFDGRAPRRKGADR; from the coding sequence ATGCGCCTCTTCCTCGCCGTGCTGCTCCTCGGCGCCTGCGGGTCGTCGCCGACGCCGCCCGAATCCCGACGCGTCCCCGCCGCGCCGAAACAGCACGAGCCCGCGCGCCCGGTACGTCCGCAGGAGGATGTGCCCCTCGGCTTCGATCGCGGCCTCTGGCACCTCGACGGGACCTTGACCTTGCCGGCGCGCAGGGAGGGCGAGCGCATGCCGGTCGTGGTCATCGTGCACGGCAGCGGGCCCATGTCGCGCGATGGCCTGATGCGCGGGCAGATCGGGCTCGGTTTCGGCTTCGAGCTGCCCGTCTACCAGCGCCTCGCCGCCGCGCTCGCCGGGCACGGCTATGCCGTTTACCGCTACGACAAACGCACCTGCGGCAGCTTCAACGATTGCGCCGAGACCGACCACTCCGCGGTCCCTTACGATCTCCTCGAGACCGAGTTCGCGACGGGCGAATACGTGGGCGACGCCGAGGCTGCGCTCGATGTCGTGGCGCGCCATCCCCAGATCGATCCCGAGCGCATGTTCCTGGTCGGCCATAGCGAGGGCGGACAGCTCGTGCCGGTGCTCCTCGTCGACCGGCCCGAGGTGCGCGCCGCGATCATGCTGGCGCCGCCCTTCCACACCATGTCCGTCCTGCTCGAGCAGCAGAGCGAGCGTGTGCGCTGGGCCTTTTCCATCGCCGGCCAGTCGGAGCGGGGCGAGGCCGAAGCCCGGCAGCTCATCCGTGCCGCCGAAGCATTGAAGCGCGTGGAGCGCGGCACGCACCTCGGCGAGCCCATCCTCGGCCAGCCGCCGGGCATCTGGGCGTCGTGGATCGAGCTCGCCACCAAGGCTCCGGAGGCCGCGAAGGGGCTCGACAGGCCGCTGCTCGTGCTCGGCGGCAGCTACGATTACAACGTCGCGCCCTCGGAGATCGAGGGCTGGGCGCGCCTGCTCGAAGGCTCCACGCGCGCGCGGCACCGCATCCGGGTGCTCGATTGCGTCACGCACGCTCTCAACTGCATCTCCCAGCCGGACCCGAGGCGCATCACGGCCGCCGACATCGGCCGCGACCTGTCGCCCGTGCTCATCGACGAGATGGTGGGCTTCCTCGACGCGCAGGCGTTCGACGGCCGAGCGCCTCGCCGAAAAGGCGCAGATCGATAG
- a CDS encoding SRPBCC family protein, whose amino-acid sequence MNRPSFVYVTYIATTPEKLWTALTDGKFTQEYWGGRRVESDWKPGSPVFFRTTNGAPDVVRAKVIEVDPPSRLVMSWTREIAPQTPLPPATRVIFTIDPAGPVNVKLTVVHEEFEPGSEVEDGLRNGWPAILSSLKSLLETGEALDISKRWAKAGN is encoded by the coding sequence ATGAATAGGCCGAGCTTCGTCTATGTCACGTACATCGCCACGACGCCGGAAAAGCTCTGGACGGCCCTGACGGACGGCAAGTTCACGCAGGAATACTGGGGCGGCAGGCGGGTGGAATCGGACTGGAAGCCCGGCTCGCCCGTTTTCTTTCGCACGACCAACGGCGCGCCGGATGTCGTCCGGGCGAAGGTGATCGAGGTCGACCCTCCCTCGCGCCTCGTGATGAGCTGGACCCGCGAGATCGCGCCCCAGACGCCGCTCCCCCCTGCGACGCGCGTCATCTTCACGATCGACCCCGCCGGTCCGGTGAACGTGAAGCTCACCGTGGTTCACGAGGAATTCGAGCCGGGCAGCGAGGTCGAGGACGGCCTGCGCAACGGCTGGCCCGCCATCCTCTCCAGCCTGAAATCCCTCCTCGAGACCGGCGAGGCGCTCGACATCAGCAAACGGTGGGCAAAGGCAGGCAACTGA
- a CDS encoding ArsR/SmtB family transcription factor → MSLDAVFKALADPSRRLLLDRLYARNGQTLGELCADLDITRQAVTKHLQLLEAANLVVTVWRGREKLHYLNPVPLNEIHERWIAKFERSHLKALAELKKGLEDTNDE, encoded by the coding sequence ATGTCTCTGGACGCCGTCTTCAAGGCGCTGGCCGATCCCAGCCGCCGGCTTTTGCTCGACCGTTTGTACGCTCGAAACGGGCAGACCCTGGGCGAGCTTTGTGCGGACCTCGATATCACGCGTCAGGCGGTGACCAAGCATTTGCAATTGCTCGAGGCCGCCAACCTCGTCGTCACCGTCTGGAGGGGCCGCGAGAAGCTGCACTACCTGAACCCCGTGCCGCTCAACGAGATTCACGAGCGCTGGATCGCCAAGTTCGAGCGCAGCCACTTGAAGGCCCTCGCCGAGCTGAAAAAAGGACTGGAGGATACGAACGATGAATAG